CAAAATCAGCTATCCGCAGATTGCGGTCATCCACTAAAAACGGTGAGGGATACCAGCAATAAACATGTCAGTTACCACAATCCAGCATCCGCCACTGGTGAAAATAAAGGCATCGCCTGGTGCATTGTATGCCGCGACAACAGCTAAAATGTTGCTTAACTGAATGTTTTTGAACAATAAGGAATATAAACTTCCGAGACAAATGGGCACCCAACCACTGTCTAGGGAACCGATGTCATAATTCCCACAAACTGGTCACCAAAATATGTGATAATTAATAGAAAACAAAGTTTCTATTGTGGAGAAAATCTTTTAATATTTATATTAAGATGTTGATGAATTTTGACAGGAAAAATAGGAAGGGGACTCATTCAACACTCCATGAAATTACAAGCAAAGACATAAACAAGGCAGACTATAGCGTGCAATGTAAAACAACCAATGCGGACTAAATTGTTGAGTCGTCATAAAGCATGTTGCATCATTTAATAATATTTAGAATAACTTCATACCGATCACAAATGTGAAATTCCCTTCATCAAGGGTCTTCTTAAACGCGTTTAACATGCTTGATCTGTAGGTCTGTCAAATGGAGAAGAAATTAGACTTCTTATGGTGGAGCTTTTCTTTTTAAAAGGCAACTGATAGCCGATGCTCATATCCACAATCCAGGTAATTCTTTCTATAGGGAACCTTACATTATCCTTACATTTAATGCTAATTTCAGATACTATCTCGTTCTCTATACATGCATTGCAAACTCTTGGGAAGGTCCCCTGATATCCATATTTCTAACACATATGAAGTACATTTCTTTACATAAGGTTGCATTGCACCGATGCATTAACTAAAATATGTTTACCTGCTTGTTAATAACAACAGGCGATGCTATGGTTTAGCTATAGCAGGTTCCCAATAATTGGCAGGTGCATTCAACATGACAAAAAGAAAGTAATAGACAAGAACAAATGAGATACATCACCTCCTCCATTTCAGGCTCATAACAATATTCAATCACTTTCTTGGTCAACTGTTTCCGTCCTTTGGATGCAGTAGAAGATTTAGACCCTTCGTTGTCTTCGACCTTCTAAGAGCAATTTAGCACAATATCAGTTACAAGACAAATTATCCATAGAAATAGCAGGGCCATGATGAGCATTTCTGAAAGTCTAAGCCAAGAAATAAATGGTCGACAGTACTCAATAAATTGTGTCCACTGTTCAGTTTCTACCGACCTTCTCAACCTCAATCATGAAATAGTCATCCATCGAGTGAATTCTGGGTGCACTTCCACCACTCTCAACTTCAAGATCACGCAATGCCTTCGCAAGGTAGCTCTTTCCACTACCTACAAGTTCTAATATTTGTCAGAACTGTAACAGTTGTGAAGCGCTGACATGAAATGATTTGACCCTACCAGAATAATAGATAAATTTGTGCGCCAAATTAAACCATAATACTACTCCCTCCCCACCCCACACATATGTCATTTTTGGAAAGTAATTGGTCATGAAGACTCAACTTtaggtagtactccctccgtaaactaatataagagcgtttagatcactattttagtaatctaaacactcttatattagtttacagagggagtaccttATTACGGTATTTTCGCAGGACCTTAAAGATATATCGCTATGCCACGATGGGGTACTTTGTGACAAAGCCATCTATATTCTTTCATATAAACAGTGAAGATACTTCTACAAGTATTGGTGGACAGAGTTAAACAAATTTGTTTATACCTCTCTAGAAGCAACATATGTAtacgaacggagggagtaggaagTTCATCATGCATATTGATGTTTGCTTTCGATTGAAAACGTCATCAAATAGATTACAATTTGTTCAAAAAAAATTCAGGAACTCCCAAGTAATGTGCCCGGGTTTCATGTATATGTAAGAAAGACAACATGCACTCTTAAACAACAGGAACACTGAAACGATAAGGTCACTGCTTATGGAAGTATCAAAAGGTTGAACACTTCCCACAGCATATCAGATCTAATGTCATTTTACTGGCTAGGGTTGCCAACTTTGTTGCACTTAATAATTAGACTACTTAATGACTATGACACATTAACAATGGTATATGAAATAACCTGGAAGCCCTCGCAGGATAATAACAATATGATCAGGGCGTGAAGCACGAAGGGGCTGCTTGAACAAGTCACATGCATTAACAATATTGACTTCCACATTGTTAAAAGAATGTTTGTCATGTGTTGGCATTCTATCCCCCAAATGCTGCTCCGATTGTTGCCGATGTACAAAATCTACCCCCTGGAGAAACATGCACATATATAACGATTAATACTTTTGACTTCTGAGTGGCCAATGATATATTATAAGCAAAGCATCCAAGTGCATGACGAGAACCTCATTTTGGTTGGGTCCATTGTAATAATTTGCGTTTGGCATCAGATGGGAATGATGCAAGGTATTATCACTGGGTGGAAGTGATGTAGTAGCCAGGGAACTGGAGAGGACAGGAAACAACGACGAGTTTGCTGCTGGCAGAGGTGGCATTGCATGGTAATCTGGGGTAGAAGGCACTGGAGGATCTGGTGGTGGCGGAACAACACCCGCATGATGACGCCAATCGCGGGAATCATAATGGTTTCCTGCCTCAGCATGTTGAGGTACTGAAGGAAGTGGTGGAGCACCAGGCATTGCTTCAGGGTGAAactggtgatggtgatggtggtCGAAATACTTCTCCTGAGATCCTCCTACCGAATCTAAGGCACTATACCTATCAAATGGCATCGGCGGAGGTGGCATCCTTCTGACGAGATCGTAATCAGTGAAATTGCCTCCCTGCGCATAGGGATTGTTATAATTTTGAAGAGGATAGCCTCCATCATCTCCATAGCCGAAACCATCGGGTGGATACGGTTCGCCATGCCACTGTGCAGGCGGCAGCTGAGCGCGGCCATGGCCATGCTCCCGGATCAGCCCGAGCAGCCGCTCTCCCTCCACGGAAGCCCTGCCCAACATTGGCGGGTACGGAGGGGGCGGGCCGGAGAACGGAGGCGCCTCCCCCACGCGCATCCTCTTGTGGGGGCCTTCCGTGTCGAGGAGATCGTACGGGTGCGGCCCCGGAGGAGCCcacatcggcggcggcggcggcggcgggtggaaGGGGGCATGGTACTGCGGCGGGGGAGGAGGGGGCGGTGGGTGGAGATCGTAGGGAAAGGGGTGGGGCGGGAGAGGCGGAGGCGGGCAAAAGGGGAAGTGGGGCGCGGTGCAGACGGGGCAGAGGTCGTTGCCGGCGCCGGCTGGGAAGCGCCATGGATGATCCATGAGGAGGTGGCCGCGTGGGTTTGGGGATCTAGGGTTTCGAGGGAATAATCAAGGGGGGTTGAGGCTTGCTTCGAGAAGGTTCGAAAGTTCTTTGGGGTTCTGCAGATAGCTTCGCCAGTTGGGGACGGGGCGAGGAGGCTGTGCGCAGCTGCTGCTGCTAGAAGGAAGATGAGCTGGTCCGATTCTGTGCGGAGGACCCTCGTAGAGTCGTAATTTGTATCGTTCGCGACCTCAGCTGATTTATTAAATAATTtcagttttgctaaagcacatctagatgtgctatAAGTATTGCATATCTAAGTCCTATGTTATTGATCTTATGATGAGATTCATGTagatattttctttttcttttttctctttctCTTTATGCTTTAATTCActcacttagatgtgcaataactaGAGCACATTTAGATGTGCCCTAGACACACCCAAATAATTTTTTTGCAATGAGCATATAGTCTTTTTAAGCGTAAATAAATTCGAACGTATGAATTTTAAGCATGGTAACCCAAACGTTGGGTTTTAAGCATGGAAACCCGAACGTTTTTATGACAGCTTTAGTTGATATGGGGTGGCAAGTTTAGGCAATTTTGTGACAAGAAAATGAACTGGGGCAAAATTGACATGTTTTAACAACTAAACTTGCCACCCATGCCAACTAAAATTGTCATCAAAAACGTTTGGGGTGATATGCTTAAAATTTGAATGTTCGAAATTTATCGGTTCCTAAGTACTCCCTCCAGATCAGAAATTTAGATTGTCAGACTTCGCTAGCGAAACATGTATAATATGCCATAAAATATACATGTATGTGAAAGCTTTATTCGACAATGTACGTAGAGGAGTGACTCAATTTTGTACTAAATTTGTACTAAAGTTAATACAAAGTTGActcacttattttgggatggagggagtaattTTTATGGCATACAACACATGTTTCGGTAATCGGTAGTCAAATCTAAGACAGAAAAAATGCATGCTCAACTTGTATTGCCGTCCGTGTGTTTGTAAAGCATCTACTGAATTTCAACCTTACTATCAAGTTAGTATCGAAACTGTAAAACAATAATATAAAATGATAATTTGTTTATCTGTGCTTCTGATACGTCTctatcgtatctataatttttattgtttcatgctactatattatctattttgaatgtttaatggctttattatgcacttttatattatttttgggactaacatactaaccggaggcccagtgcaaattgttgttttttgcctatttcagtgtttcgcagaaaagaaatatcaaacggggtccaaacggaatgaaaccttcgcgaggatcgtttttgaaacaaacgcaatccaggagacttggagtggacgtcaaggaagcaacgaggcggccacgaggtagggaggcgtgcccagggggtaggcgcgccccccaccctcatgggcccctcgtggaccTACTTCCTTCGTCTATATacactcttataccctgaaaacatccaggagcaccacgaaaccctatttccaccgccgcaaccttctgtacccgtgagatcccatcttggggcctttttcggcgctccgccggagggggaattgatcacggagggcttctacatcaacaccataggctctccgatgatgtgtgagtagtttaccacagaccttcgggtccatagttattagctagatggcttcttctctctctttgga
The sequence above is a segment of the Aegilops tauschii subsp. strangulata cultivar AL8/78 chromosome 6, Aet v6.0, whole genome shotgun sequence genome. Coding sequences within it:
- the LOC109739560 gene encoding uncharacterized protein isoform X2 gives rise to the protein MDHPWRFPAGAGNDLCPVCTAPHFPFCPPPPLPPHPFPYDLHPPPPPPPPQYHAPFHPPPPPPPMWAPPGPHPYDLLDTEGPHKRMRVGEAPPFSGPPPPYPPMLGRASVEGERLLGLIREHGHGRAQLPPAQWHGEPYPPDGFGYGDDGGYPLQNYNNPYAQGGNFTDYDLVRRMPPPPMPFDRYSALDSVGGSQEKYFDHHHHHQFHPEAMPGAPPLPSVPQHAEAGNHYDSRDWRHHAGVVPPPPDPPVPSTPDYHAMPPLPAANSSLFPVLSSSLATTSLPPSDNTLHHSHLMPNANYYNGPNQNEGVDFVHRQQSEQHLGDRMPTHDKHSFNNVEVNIVNACDLFKQPLRASRPDHIVIILRGLPGSGKSYLAKALRDLEVESGGSAPRIHSMDDYFMIEVEKVEDNEGSKSSTASKGRKQLTKKVIEYCYEPEMEETYRSSMLNAFKKTLDEGNFTFVIVDDRNLRIADFAQFWASAKRSGYEVYLLEAPYKDPTGCAARNVHGFTLDDIKKMAGDWEEAPPLYVRLDTRSLFHGDNLHEHSIQEVDMDTEDNDDADDTAVNTQSGSSKKAILESADDIPDQGDKWDSSDEEDLDDIKELGQSKWSKDFDEDTDKSKHADGSTHTLSGLAKTYDTHKKTLTWGDRLEKGGFSIGAAKRRLTSSLIIGPGSGYNLVSNPLSEDNSTGVKDKVNNETKRRFSEQLRDEGQSFRAVFDHRKQRIGVFDNGKMSNP
- the LOC109739560 gene encoding uncharacterized protein isoform X1 is translated as MDHPWRFPAGAGNDLCPVCTAPHFPFCPPPPLPPHPFPYDLHPPPPPPPPQYHAPFHPPPPPPPMWAPPGPHPYDLLDTEGPHKRMRVGEAPPFSGPPPPYPPMLGRASVEGERLLGLIREHGHGRAQLPPAQWHGEPYPPDGFGYGDDGGYPLQNYNNPYAQGGNFTDYDLVRRMPPPPMPFDRYSALDSVGGSQEKYFDHHHHHQFHPEAMPGAPPLPSVPQHAEAGNHYDSRDWRHHAGVVPPPPDPPVPSTPDYHAMPPLPAANSSLFPVLSSSLATTSLPPSDNTLHHSHLMPNANYYNGPNQNEGVDFVHRQQSEQHLGDRMPTHDKHSFNNVEVNIVNACDLFKQPLRASRPDHIVIILRGLPGSGKSYLAKALRDLEVESGGSAPRIHSMDDYFMIEVEKKVEDNEGSKSSTASKGRKQLTKKVIEYCYEPEMEETYRSSMLNAFKKTLDEGNFTFVIVDDRNLRIADFAQFWASAKRSGYEVYLLEAPYKDPTGCAARNVHGFTLDDIKKMAGDWEEAPPLYVRLDTRSLFHGDNLHEHSIQEVDMDTEDNDDADDTAVNTQSGSSKKAILESADDIPDQGDKWDSSDEEDLDDIKELGQSKWSKDFDEDTDKSKHADGSTHTLSGLAKTYDTHKKTLTWGDRLEKGGFSIGAAKRRLTSSLIIGPGSGYNLVSNPLSEDNSTGVKDKVNNETKRRFSEQLRDEGQSFRAVFDHRKQRIGVFDNGKMSNP